One part of the Gammaproteobacteria bacterium genome encodes these proteins:
- a CDS encoding conserved hypothetical protein (Evidence 4 : Unknown function but conserved in other organisms): MLNTLEKLKRLEAYIAVDGGITDSVLDKTLIKIFVREKIRMRQLTQRLQQEIKRFEQDYHLLSQEFYTRYNQGEMGDEIDFIEWAATLEMLVNAEKRIALLDIIQ, from the coding sequence ATGTTAAATACTTTGGAAAAACTTAAACGCCTAGAAGCTTATATCGCCGTTGACGGCGGGATTACAGATTCAGTATTGGATAAGACTTTAATAAAAATTTTTGTGCGTGAAAAGATACGAATGAGACAGTTGACTCAGCGATTGCAACAAGAAATCAAGCGATTCGAGCAAGATTACCATCTGCTGTCTCAAGAGTTTTATACCAGATATAATCAAGGCGAGATGGGAGATGAAATAGATTTCATTGAATGGGCAGCTACTCTGGAAATGCTTGTTAATGCTGAAAAACGTATAGCATTGTTGGATATCATACAATGA